The following coding sequences lie in one Enterococcus sp. 9E7_DIV0242 genomic window:
- a CDS encoding AraC family transcriptional regulator, with translation MEYLIEHFHKKIDCYYNIDSPKIKLHLHNHLELFLFIRGDVRYFIDGKAIELQPGHLLFINNNQIHGPKLLSDAVYERISIHFSNKFAEVLSTEKTALLKTFNERVSLIRLSENQLHHMIGLMKELTNEYNAPSSYGHDLEMSSMLIRILLYANRCAATSEEAVLDSHLPELVKNMLIFIQENLDSSELSVDMLAKKFSHNGIYLNRIFKKELSSSIYHYILLSRISAAKKHLENGKDVLNTCYLSGFNDYSNFIRTFKKITNVTPKQYAKSFKEHM, from the coding sequence CATCTTCATAATCACTTAGAGTTATTCCTTTTTATTAGAGGAGATGTTCGCTATTTCATTGATGGAAAGGCAATTGAACTGCAACCCGGACATCTACTATTTATCAATAATAATCAGATCCATGGACCAAAGCTTTTATCCGACGCTGTGTATGAGCGTATCTCTATACATTTTTCCAACAAATTCGCTGAAGTGCTGTCTACTGAAAAAACAGCTCTTCTAAAAACTTTCAACGAACGGGTTTCATTGATTCGACTTTCAGAAAATCAATTACATCATATGATTGGTTTGATGAAAGAATTGACCAATGAATACAATGCTCCCTCTAGTTATGGGCACGATTTAGAAATGTCTTCCATGCTGATTAGAATCCTCCTCTATGCCAATCGGTGTGCTGCCACTAGTGAGGAGGCCGTTTTAGATAGCCACTTACCAGAGTTGGTGAAGAATATGCTCATTTTTATTCAAGAAAATCTTGATTCTTCTGAGTTATCTGTCGATATGCTGGCTAAGAAATTTTCTCATAACGGTATCTATTTGAATCGAATCTTTAAAAAAGAACTGAGCAGCAGTATTTATCACTATATTCTTTTAAGTCGAATTTCAGCTGCAAAAAAGCACCTGGAAAATGGCAAAGATGTGTTGAATACCTGTTATCTTTCCGGCTTCAATGACTATTCTAATTTCATTCGTACGTTTAAAAAGATCACGAATGTCACACCAAAACAGTATGCAAAGAGCTTCAAAGAGCACATGTAA